Proteins encoded by one window of Deinococcus malanensis:
- a CDS encoding MFS transporter, which translates to MTVAPPAKPFRPSGAQLGLIAANFLMWGGFFAVIPLVTVHFVEGLAWTAASVGLILGLRQLTQQGLTVFGGAWADRIGPKPLILAGCILRTLGFAGMAYSETFVTLLLAALLAGVGGGLFDAPKNAAITAVTRPEHRTRMYSLASMSGNLGMVSGPLLGAALLPVGFRTAGLVAASAYLLAFVVLGLTLPHVRPESPRAGGLGGLATAARDIRFRRFTLVLIGYFLLSTQINVAVTLKAIALAGPSATAPLYGLSAGLSVVLQYPLLRLVERHVPTRPALVMAVLMVATALGLMAFAQTFPALLACVALYSLGTMIVYPTQQTLTARLAPPELLGSYFGFSAISLGVGGAVGSLLGGALVDIGARVQFTALPWLTLFTLGLLTALGLKWALRDAPERNVPQPEASAQ; encoded by the coding sequence GTGACTGTTGCCCCGCCCGCCAAGCCCTTCAGACCGTCGGGTGCACAGCTTGGACTGATCGCCGCGAACTTTCTGATGTGGGGCGGGTTTTTCGCCGTGATTCCCCTGGTCACGGTGCATTTTGTCGAAGGTCTGGCCTGGACCGCGGCCAGCGTGGGGCTGATCCTGGGCCTGCGGCAGTTGACCCAGCAGGGCCTGACCGTATTTGGAGGCGCCTGGGCTGACCGGATAGGGCCCAAACCGCTGATTCTGGCGGGCTGTATCCTGCGCACCCTCGGGTTTGCGGGCATGGCCTACAGCGAGACCTTCGTCACCCTGCTGCTGGCCGCGCTGCTGGCCGGGGTGGGCGGTGGACTGTTCGACGCCCCGAAGAACGCGGCAATTACTGCGGTGACCCGTCCGGAGCACCGCACAAGGATGTACAGCCTGGCCAGCATGTCCGGAAACCTGGGGATGGTCAGCGGGCCGCTGCTGGGAGCGGCACTGCTGCCAGTAGGCTTCCGCACTGCGGGGCTTGTGGCGGCAAGTGCGTACCTTCTGGCCTTTGTGGTTCTGGGGCTGACGCTGCCACATGTGCGCCCGGAGAGCCCACGGGCTGGCGGCCTGGGCGGGCTGGCGACGGCGGCCCGTGACATCCGGTTCCGGCGCTTCACGCTGGTGCTGATCGGTTACTTTCTGCTGAGCACCCAGATCAATGTGGCGGTGACCCTCAAGGCCATTGCCCTGGCGGGCCCCAGCGCCACGGCCCCGCTGTACGGCCTGAGCGCCGGACTGTCGGTGGTGCTGCAATACCCGCTGCTGCGGCTGGTCGAGCGGCACGTGCCGACCCGGCCCGCCCTGGTCATGGCCGTGCTGATGGTCGCGACCGCGCTGGGCCTGATGGCCTTTGCGCAGACTTTCCCGGCGCTGCTGGCGTGCGTGGCGCTGTACAGCCTGGGCACCATGATCGTGTATCCCACTCAGCAGACCCTGACCGCACGGCTGGCCCCTCCTGAACTGCTGGGCAGCTACTTCGGTTTCTCGGCCATCAGCCTGGGGGTGGGCGGCGCGGTCGGCAGCCTGCTGGGCGGCGCGCTGGTCGACATTGGCGCGCGCGTGCAGTTCACCGCGCTGCCCTGGCTGACCCTGTTCACGCTGGGGCTGCTGACGGCCCTGGGCCTGAAATGGGCGCTGCGGGACGCTCCGGAAAGGAACGTCCCGCAGCCAGAAGCCTCAGCGCAGTAG
- a CDS encoding Dps family protein — protein MTKKSASTKTAAKTTARGGARGVKAQGEAKADAAHLRTVNNALVDHLYLSEEEFATVAETLQRNLATTISLYLKFKKYHWDIRGRFFRDLHPAYDEFIAEIFPAIDEQAERLVALGGSPIAAPADLARFSVVQVPTETVRDARTQVADLVQDLSRVGKSFRDDSQTVDEANDPATADLYNGYALVIDKIRWMLQALMDDDRLD, from the coding sequence ATGACCAAAAAGAGTGCTTCTACCAAGACGGCCGCCAAAACCACCGCTCGCGGCGGAGCCAGGGGTGTCAAGGCCCAGGGCGAGGCCAAGGCCGACGCCGCACACCTGCGCACCGTCAACAACGCTCTGGTGGACCACCTTTACCTCAGTGAAGAGGAATTCGCCACTGTAGCCGAGACGCTGCAGCGCAACCTGGCCACCACTATCAGCCTGTACCTGAAATTCAAGAAGTACCACTGGGATATTCGTGGCCGCTTTTTCCGCGACCTGCACCCGGCCTATGACGAGTTTATCGCCGAGATCTTCCCCGCCATCGACGAGCAGGCCGAGCGTCTGGTGGCCCTGGGCGGAAGCCCCATTGCCGCCCCGGCGGACCTGGCGCGCTTCAGCGTGGTGCAGGTACCCACCGAGACCGTCCGTGACGCCCGCACCCAGGTGGCGGATCTGGTCCAGGACCTCAGCCGGGTCGGCAAGAGCTTTCGCGACGACAGCCAGACCGTGGACGAGGCCAACGACCCGGCCACAGCCGACCTGTACAACGGCTACGCTCTGGTGATCGACAAGATCCGCTGGATGCTGCAGGCTCTGATGGACGACGACCGCCTGGACTGA
- a CDS encoding S41 family peptidase has translation MTLNNRCVHPAPFRSLLGAALGLSLVLPAAQAQAVSPAQVVFDQANILLVEEYGGLSTVDRVALRDEYQARLNAVCAAVMATCPASKAYPVLEAQFTALADKHSFFQTPDDYKEFVTSATGGNRRQFGVKLAPLDGQNRVVLEVVPESAAAEAGLQRGDVLQTLNSQPYRYDALRAARLSGQTITLGLTRAGQPLTLSITARESSTRDLPRLSYLTVGGAQVGVLRIPTFLAGGGVAQRVHDLVAQAQAAGAQGMVVDLRGNGGGSLVECDNSVSAFVPSLTRVARSARGNTRTEVRQGARFESGRVVGAVRNPQLWTGAVAVLVDDGSASCSEFFAYEVQYAKRGPVLGEETAGVGNTATRVFEVGEAAVQLTILNYVKPEGTPYPLLVRPDEAHVQGEAEVRLLTQGVDKLLNAAVTALGRAPALGAAAGATPVPAVPGGR, from the coding sequence TCTTGTCCTTCCCGCTGCCCAGGCGCAGGCCGTGTCGCCTGCCCAGGTGGTCTTTGATCAGGCCAACATCCTGCTGGTCGAAGAGTACGGTGGCCTGTCGACCGTTGACCGCGTGGCTCTGCGCGACGAGTATCAGGCACGGCTGAACGCGGTCTGTGCCGCCGTGATGGCCACCTGCCCGGCCAGCAAGGCCTACCCGGTTCTGGAAGCACAATTCACTGCCCTGGCGGACAAGCACAGTTTCTTTCAGACGCCAGACGACTACAAGGAATTTGTGACCAGCGCCACCGGAGGCAACCGCCGGCAGTTTGGCGTGAAACTGGCGCCGCTTGATGGCCAGAACCGGGTGGTACTGGAAGTGGTGCCCGAGAGCGCGGCGGCAGAAGCCGGACTCCAGCGTGGGGACGTGCTGCAGACCCTGAACAGTCAGCCTTACCGCTACGACGCCCTGCGTGCCGCCCGGCTCAGCGGCCAGACCATCACCCTGGGTCTGACGCGCGCGGGACAGCCGCTGACCCTGAGCATCACCGCGCGCGAAAGCAGCACCCGGGACCTGCCGCGCCTGTCCTACCTGACCGTGGGCGGCGCCCAGGTGGGCGTGCTGCGGATTCCAACCTTCCTGGCCGGCGGCGGTGTGGCGCAGCGCGTGCATGATCTGGTTGCTCAGGCGCAGGCCGCCGGCGCGCAGGGCATGGTGGTGGACCTGCGTGGAAACGGCGGGGGCAGTCTGGTGGAATGCGACAACTCCGTCAGTGCCTTCGTGCCGAGCCTGACCCGGGTGGCCCGCAGTGCACGCGGCAATACCCGCACGGAGGTTCGCCAGGGCGCCCGTTTCGAGTCGGGCCGGGTGGTGGGTGCCGTGCGTAACCCGCAGTTGTGGACCGGTGCGGTGGCTGTCCTGGTGGATGACGGCAGCGCCTCGTGCAGTGAGTTCTTCGCCTATGAGGTGCAGTACGCCAAGCGAGGCCCGGTGCTGGGCGAGGAAACGGCCGGAGTAGGCAACACCGCGACCCGTGTCTTTGAGGTAGGCGAGGCTGCCGTTCAGCTGACCATCCTCAACTACGTCAAGCCCGAAGGCACGCCCTATCCGCTGCTGGTCCGTCCGGACGAGGCCCACGTGCAGGGTGAAGCAGAAGTCCGCCTGCTGACCCAGGGTGTGGACAAACTGCTCAATGCAGCGGTGACCGCCCTGGGCCGCGCTCCGGCACTGGGCGCTGCAGCCGGTGCAACGCCGGTGCCTGCGGTTCCCGGCGGGCGGTAA
- a CDS encoding MBL fold metallo-hydrolase — protein MSALVPLGSGVWYLPGAVNSVVVENGKGRALLIDTGLDDSHARKLLRAVEAAGLGPSAILNTHSHADHHGGNAFILKKFPELAVFAPPIEAAVINHPFLEPLSLFGASPPPELRTKFLLAPASPAQLIPPGQQRLGGVDLDLIPVPGHATDMYAVQLGDMIYVADALFGPEALEKHPLTFCVDSAAQKVSAASLVELGGVGVVLPGHGHPSVDLPGLVGANLAAYERTTAAVLATVQEQAGSVDDLLARVSVRLGVHTGSPAAVVLNRAVVSAHLTELQAQKQVHCAAEHHRLVFRIYS, from the coding sequence ATGTCTGCTCTGGTGCCACTTGGCTCCGGCGTCTGGTATCTGCCGGGCGCCGTGAACAGCGTGGTGGTAGAAAACGGTAAGGGGAGGGCCCTCCTGATCGACACCGGCCTGGACGACTCGCATGCACGCAAGCTGCTGCGGGCGGTGGAAGCGGCCGGCCTGGGCCCCAGCGCCATTCTGAACACGCACAGCCACGCCGACCATCACGGTGGCAATGCCTTCATCCTCAAAAAGTTCCCGGAACTGGCAGTTTTTGCGCCCCCCATCGAGGCGGCCGTGATCAACCATCCGTTTCTGGAACCGCTGAGCCTGTTCGGGGCCAGTCCTCCGCCGGAGCTGCGGACCAAATTCCTGCTCGCCCCCGCCAGTCCGGCGCAGCTCATCCCGCCGGGGCAGCAGAGACTGGGAGGGGTGGACCTGGACCTTATTCCAGTGCCCGGGCACGCGACAGATATGTATGCCGTGCAGCTGGGAGACATGATTTATGTTGCCGACGCCCTGTTCGGCCCCGAAGCGCTGGAGAAGCACCCGCTGACCTTCTGCGTGGATTCGGCGGCACAGAAGGTCAGTGCCGCCAGCCTGGTGGAACTGGGGGGTGTGGGCGTGGTGCTGCCGGGTCACGGTCACCCCTCCGTGGACCTGCCGGGACTGGTGGGCGCCAACCTGGCCGCCTATGAACGGACCACCGCAGCCGTGCTGGCGACGGTTCAGGAGCAGGCGGGCAGTGTGGACGACCTGCTTGCCCGGGTCTCGGTGCGGCTGGGAGTGCACACCGGTAGCCCCGCTGCGGTGGTGCTTAACCGCGCGGTGGTCAGCGCGCATCTCACCGAGTTGCAGGCTCAGAAGCAGGTGCACTGCGCCGCCGAGCATCACCGGCTGGTCTTCCGCATCTACTCATGA